The stretch of DNA ATGCTGCTAGTATCAGCCTAATTACCCCACTGGGGCAATCATGGACGAATACTGATACCAGTAAAAGGGTAATCGCAAGGTTATTCATTGAAGGTGAAAATGTCACGTCCTTCTTATCAGCGGCGGCGTTTAATTGGGAATATATTCAGCAAGATGGTACCCATAATTTGAATTGGGAAGCAGAACATGCTAAAGACGGTTATGAAGTCACCATTACCCCACCATTTGTTGGTAGCTTAGTGGTATCAATTGATGACGCCTTCGTTAAAGATGAGTCTGAAATGTGGATAGACACTGGTACTAACACTGATGGAACCTTCAAGAAGTTGTGGGAGACCACTGACGGTAACCCTGATGAATTCGGTAATCATCACGTTGGGGCATTGCAATTCTCGTACGTTATGAGCAATGGTGAGATACTGGCCAGTTATGCGTACAAAGGAAAGCAAAATCAGTCTAATTTAAGTGATTGCCAATACCTACATTGGAGTGCTAAAGGGGTACTAATTGATTCCATGATCGTTCAAGGCGGTCAACATGGTTCTTCCTTTGGCTATGATGAGGCAAACAACCTGATTTATTCCCAGATTAAGGATTTAAATGGTAGCAAAAAATGGCTAGCAACCTTTCCATACACCCCTCATGCCGTGATTAATAGCGATTCCAGTACCGTGACTAAGTGGTGCGAGATTGAGACTTATGTCCGACCTAACGTTGATCTAACCAATGGATTATGGATTGGGAGCCAGATGGACGGGACCGTAGAAGTATGTAATATCTCGGATTTGAAAGCTGGCAAGTATCTCCCAATTATCCGATTCAAGTTGCAGGACTTCGGCTGGAATCCGGTACCCTCGGGTGTGGCTAATAATGGAAAATATAATACGATTCAAGCTAACTCAATTGCATACCCATACGCCTTCTTTACATCAGGGGACGTCAATAATAAGGATGACCGACTAGTAATGTGTATCAATCTCATTACCCAGTCAGTCATTTTTAATTACCAGATTGAACCTTCACAAGATATTCAGCTGACAGTACCAATTGAATATGGTGGCCACTTTGAACCAGAAGGGGTATACCCTGACTTAGATAATGATCAGCTAATGATTGGATTCAATGTCAGCGAGTACCGAGACGCGGCTCATAACGTCATGATTAGTCACTCTGGACTATGGTCAATTCCAATTGGTATCCGCGATGATAGCAAGGACTTATCCGTCACTTACCCAGCAGAAGATGAGGGTGAAAACACCGAGGTAGAAGAACCAGTGGTAATCCCTGATGATACTGACGACTCAGATAGTGCCAGTGATGACGATTCTGCTTTCAACATTGATGACGGTGAGACTTATCAGGAGGTGGTCGAAGGATGATTATTGCAACGGGTTCAGTCGATATTAATGAAGCAACTAAGTTAGCCCAAGAAGCCTCCGATAGTGCCGATGACTTAGCCAAAAAGATGAAGAATACAGTAGCCACCATGGATGGAAAAACAACAGTTTCAACCAGCACCCCATTTGATGATGGTAAGGAACACAACGAAGGCGATATGTGGACGGTTATTAACGATGATGTTGCCTCAGCCATGTATATCTATACCAGCGGTGAATGGAAGGCTAAAAAGTGGGACCAGCAGGCACTAAGTGTTAAACAGTTGTCGGCCTTAACAGCTGATTTAGGGCACGTTACTGCTGGAACGCTTGAGTCAGCAACGATTATTGGTGGGTCAATAACTGGATCAACTATCCATTTATCAAGCGGAACTGATGAATATTGGTTAGATTACAACGGATTCCATACAACTGATACCGCAGAGAATACGGGTACATGGGTTATGCCGGGATTAATCGATTTAGGCGGTTCTAAGGCTAATCCTAGAGTGATGGTTAGTGCTAATGGCATATATAGCGGAGCACAGAGAATTTCTACTCAAAGCTTAACGATGAGTGCGGGTTCTGTGTTTGGCACTACCTCTGGAGATGTTTATTTTGAAATTGGTGGCGGGGATTCTGGGCAAGGTGGCGCTGCACTTCACGCTGCTAGTTTTAACAAAATGTCTCAGCTATCTGTTAAGAGAAACCTGGCAGATGTATCTGGAGAGTATGCCCTGGCTCAAATATCAGGAACAGATGTAAAACGCTACGATTACAAAGATTCAGACAATTCTCAACAAACCAATATTGGTCCGGTAATTGATGATGTTAATTCGAATGGAAACAAAGCTTATAACATCTCCTCCGATTTGATTAACAAACAAACTGATGGAGTGTCTATCGACAATGAGGTCGGACTATTGATGGCTGCCGTTAAAGAACTGACTAAACGCAATTCAGAGTTAACTATGAGAGTCGCTAAGCTAGAAAGGAAGATGCAGGAATGATTACAAGCCTTGATGTTAAGCAGAATGATAATGGAACAACGCATGTAAAGTACACCGCTTCATTTACGGGTACCAGCCATATCTGCTACGGGGATTTTGATGCGACATCAGAAGAAGCTACCAACGCCTTTAAATCAATGACAAACACCGATATGTGGGCTGGATTCAAACAACTGGTACTAGCCAGGTTGAAAACTGAGGCTACGAATGCCCTAGGAGGCGGTGAAAGTGAGTAAAGAACTGTACTTTACCGATGGCAACAATGAGGTTAAATACCTCGATACTACAGCCAGTTTTAACTTGGCAATTACCCAAGATGGCTCAGCATTTGACCTAACTAATGCTAAGAGCATTGATGTCAAAGTTGCCAACGATACCGGATATGTATTCGATAAACCGATTGATATGGCTACGATTAAGCAACCATTGGCCGGATTGATTACCATGCCGGTGGATACTGAGGTCATGAATGCCTTAGTACCCGATGATTACACCATCGAAGTTTGGGTGACCTTATCCAGCCTGATTACTCCTGGCAGTCAAGAAGGATTAACTGATGACGGTACAACCAGTGTTACTGCTACCTCATCAACTGGTACGACTACGTACAACGCCATCTTCCCAAGTGATGACCCACAAGGATTCACCATTACTGAAAATGTTATGAGTGACTCTGGTGATGTTATCCCGGTTATGAGTTTGGATGATTTTCAACAGGAATTCGACCAGCTTAAGACTGACTTAACTAACAAAGTTTCCACATTGCAAGGGCCAAAAGGTGATACTGGACAAGGACTAGAGATTAAAGGTAAGGTTGACACTACTTCCCAGCTTCCAAAAACAGCTAGTGAAGGCGATGGTTACTTAGTTGGTGAAGAACTGTATGTCTGGACTAATGGTGCATGGAAAGATTGCGGATCATTACAAGGGCCTCAAGGTATTAAAGGAAATACTGGCACAGGTGTTTCTTCAACTACAATTCAATATCAAATTTCAAGTAGTGCAACTACTGCTCCAACAGGGATTTGGTCAGATAAC from Levilactobacillus yonginensis encodes:
- a CDS encoding phage tail spike protein; translated protein: MYVILDKNLKRVATLDTTTDTNIFWGETIQQQLADDNSSNDSITEASLANTSDPNANSKSWNDTFTGLTMVADSPAAQYLRVGNHLAAYDQANDRWRVYRIYTVDETMDNTSGTNLISADAINLLIWRLGKTIPTKKEIKECDLPAAMDWIIAGTGITLVNNATSGLLSDFSIDGESSSQTLLQTILTTYDCEADGYVKLDSSGIVVDTILELSDQRGQNTGRRITYGDNMLSIKRETVDTTLITKLYVYGSGGASISKAKGNGGRNFVTDASANSLYNNDANTWLEGSITSSTISEPDALLSLGLKTLRLYNHPRVNYSVDVTSDFDAQLGDTIKVIDLTMTPVLTLQARVIQRTTSESDPTQNKVVIGEFSTVTVVTPNFIKSMEQRWNDHVKKLFEDAKKNQNAASISLITPLGQSWTNTDTSKRVIARLFIEGENVTSFLSAAAFNWEYIQQDGTHNLNWEAEHAKDGYEVTITPPFVGSLVVSIDDAFVKDESEMWIDTGTNTDGTFKKLWETTDGNPDEFGNHHVGALQFSYVMSNGEILASYAYKGKQNQSNLSDCQYLHWSAKGVLIDSMIVQGGQHGSSFGYDEANNLIYSQIKDLNGSKKWLATFPYTPHAVINSDSSTVTKWCEIETYVRPNVDLTNGLWIGSQMDGTVEVCNISDLKAGKYLPIIRFKLQDFGWNPVPSGVANNGKYNTIQANSIAYPYAFFTSGDVNNKDDRLVMCINLITQSVIFNYQIEPSQDIQLTVPIEYGGHFEPEGVYPDLDNDQLMIGFNVSEYRDAAHNVMISHSGLWSIPIGIRDDSKDLSVTYPAEDEGENTEVEEPVVIPDDTDDSDSASDDDSAFNIDDGETYQEVVEG